From Anopheles darlingi chromosome 2, idAnoDarlMG_H_01, whole genome shotgun sequence, the proteins below share one genomic window:
- the LOC125948680 gene encoding E3 ubiquitin-protein ligase lubel-like isoform X5, whose protein sequence is MSNFRDFNTNPANMATSPTSRIRGGRNMPAWVTGSSDRVGPPPPPPPISNDPEYEVIDVANQQQYSNAPPPVPLKSTDIKRLTVMKCDLCGSVTPVVRCEQCDHNLFCVSCDDRYHRHPKRQTHVRTPVEPPAPSTVKPPLPPKGEAGSSGPLPPPRRNKRSGSFHFPSPLLGRKQDQTIPTTVPQNGAEQQQHQQQQKPPPPPPSPALSLREKMNSLKRFIHPSNRPLPDPPENKIHSSNSSLDSGSKRSPSVGTSRSVSTTMEKIQNNTAATLDRMTLLQQRYRQHQEAMKSDGDRSRRASLTSNTDLQRSEFGDTPPMMPGPRSLSTSVFNLHQQPPQTPNMWGLNPLHQAQSMAHFNPMQWNQMNAWMARGSQNGSNMSLNLPAPHGYPQEMAGYPPGYANNWGGMYPYPMGMMPMMPGVVMPPPRSRANSRSRAASPALSSKSRKSTMSMRNLNRNSFMDDLTDDEDSEDEFHRSRGRDRRRRERVNSTSSIEFEDPDPAQFMRASSVKHSRFSRRVGGVGGGGGSSARSLIDYPVSRKSVPRYDREEGMRERFDKMSLSSPRKAPSDSFTNESDIESEARRGGNSNRSRSGNESFSSPRKPNSDSMTNDSDADFERRRQAKLRAAQNNLSVPKRVTSDSLTNESEPDQDQRRQQKSKPAPQSVPVPSKKVTSSDSDGRDKQRRKSETKLAVTKTTPVAKKSGSQTPDTDGDQKRRFAGKQQRLRKHSSTEFVANDEDEESKPSGRQETKKAEIVSSTEQVVNGLLEFRTISPSKSEASDEQKHLKTIEIKNIINDSKSDPDLGRSVLEDSPPPAAPVAPDCEWECEFCTYVNEPGVKICAICCKTASISVVNSGRVDGTTETEALQSRSPPPPDVVQELIPQITEGKLQIVPPQKGANAGKQLVGDVKKKDGDLDDEQIEMDVRASVEGVANLSSKQANDEATDIRHNLASEIVPIEKQVVKEKVSTGCGPSPPREIIERTTGADVASEVARLQASIGTSPPPQDMSTQTYDTFEQVRNEAAKLEQTTDQPQERARQEETLTSTLYKRSHSLATPQTLQVDRPASRNSISSDTQSLPPSPHELSPQPGLQSSARHQQAYQPTNALNQPSHPNQSSSLHSQQGPPSDDTMSYLDRAIHQILQTAASQTLGTGTGGRGAAPKDGEEQNMYRTFNDLRRIDKIGSSAKVPHSTTSKKSMPSSKTMDDQLDGDETVQREEPTSIKEEPSEMTLLLREAERYQFTAEELQAAMNHCGEKHPVQWLRDNWNKLIETVQTLATKYGHEKRENTIGTISIAEARDALKLHKGNIWRAITECIEQRQRKYREIASKGNFTREDIVTSLTAHHGNLELALVELSKTQLKPFLMRIWGPPNGADNDSSNLLLQQALKEDRTGISDDIEQFISAHVERELLGEGSQEAKSEEIQEPTPKLCSIEPEKLEEPVHDGQIDTVPQEPQHEEVCEEHAVTASNTEILKDIEALIMQMERNQESADVPVLRNIQQLLSQLAGPRSRAASVTSVRSQSEDGGSPNTPPTPTGSKASGKASASKTKTDAKKKATTNSAGASATTEPTAGRRQSLVRKKSIGGPFGPVQTNTVKNMQKEFLSKAKDSPKPSTSKVSPKPAKLVQPKVFTNRSSTTPPGPSKASTPATDSSSTRSTPLDEPVPGTSRDTGTYTCEKLLKKKYRETCFSDDYQTTDDEDEASRMTITESERTIIKSLVKPYEPNNEPPEVQAKQLYDDGVVQSMAQAELAVQLIEMRYAKDNAIWAATQCHTVDEAKNLLQKECELCLGVFPMNEIVSMLKCTHTCCFECAKEYYTQEITNRSITNCNCPYCKEPDLNGPNVTEDDVLEYFSNLDILLKNIVDEEVHDLFQRKIRDRTLTQDPNFKWCVHCSSGFFARPKQRRLICPDCGSITCASCRKPWEAQHEGLTCEKYAEWKEANDPELQAEGVQRHLQTHGISCPNCKFRYSLARGGCMHFTCTQCKFEFCYGCNKPFMMGAKCSVSAYCAKLGLHAHHPRNCLFYLRDKEPRDLQNLLLMNNVSFDTEPSELMKQELMNGQSSMLKCPIPLQKETPAGLMDMICSAEVPENHAGLCRPHYIEYLSFLVNKNDIDPLDILNTDDLESIVRRANKRMPPRPFGILDGIYREYLLQVRACLEHGVH, encoded by the exons ACAATCCCCACCACCGTACCACAAAATGGggctgaacagcagcagcatcaacaacaacagaaacctccaccaccaccgccgagtCCTGCCTTATCGTTGCGCGAGAAGATGAACTCTCTGAAGCGTTTCATTCATCCATCCAACAGGCCCCTGCCCGATCCTCCGGAGAACAAAATTCATT CTTCCAACTCATCGCTGGACAGTGGATCGAAGCGATCACCATCGGTCGGAACATCGCGTTCGGTGTCCACCACAATGGAAAAGATACAAAACAATACCGCCGCTACATTGGATCGGATGACGTTGCTGCAACAGCGCTACCGTCAGCATCAGGAGGCTATGAAATCGGACGGCGATCGTAGCCGTCGTGCGAGCTTAACCTCAAATACTGATTTGCAG CGTTCGGAATTTGGTGACACGCCACCGATGATGCCAGGGCCTCGCAGTCTCAGTACCTCGGTTTTCAATCTGCATCAGCAACCACCGCAAACGCCCAACATGTGGGGACTCAATCCGTTGCATCAG GCGCAATCGATGGCGCATTTCAATCCCATGCAGTGGAATCAAATGAATGCCTGGATGGCACGCGGCTCACAGAACGGTTCCAACATGAGCCTTAACTTACCGGCCCCGCATGGATATCCACAGGAGATGGCTGGCTATCCACCAGGATACGCCAATAACTGGGGTGGAATGTATCCCTATCCGATGGGAATGATGCCTATGATGCCAG GTGTAGTGATGCCACCACCTAGATCTCGAGCAAATTCGCGATCTCGTGCGGCCTCTCCAGCGCTGAGCAGCAAATCCCGCAAGTCGACGATGTCTATGAGAAACCTAAACCGGAACAGTTTCATGGATGATCTGACCGATGATGAAGATTCAGAAGACGAGTTCCATCGGTCCCGTGGCCGGGATCGACGTCGCCGTGAACGCGTCAACTCGACGAGCAGCATCGAATTTGAAGATCCCGATCCGGCACAATTCATGCGTGCATCGAGCGTGAAACACTCACGTTTTAGCCGTcgcgttggtggtgttggtggtggtggaggatcaTCGGCACGCTCGCTCATTGATTATCCCGTGTCCAGAAAGTCCGTACCACGGTACGATCGGGAGGAAGGTATGCGTGAAAGATTCGACAAGATGTCACTATCGTCACCGCGTAAAGCACCATCGGATTCGTTCACGAATGAATCGGACATCGAATCGGAAGCGCGACGTGGAGGCAACTCGAACCGTTCCCGTTCGGGCAATGAAAGCTTCAGCTCACCGCGGAAGCCAAACTCCGATTCTATGACCAATGACTCCGATGCCGATTTTGAGCGTCGTCGGCAGGCTAAATTAAGAGCGGCCCAGAACAATCTATCCGTTCCGAAGCGTGTGACCTCAGACTCTCTGACGAACGAATCGGAACCGGATCAGGATCAACGACGACAGCAAAAATCCAAACCAGCACCACAGTCGGTACCAGTACCTTCCAAGAAGGTCACAAGCTCGGATTCGGATGGACGTGACAAGCAGCGTAGAAAGAGCGAAACCAAGTTGGCCGTAACCAAGACTACCCCGGTAGCCAAGAAGTCCGGTTCCCAGACTCCCGATACGGACGGTGATCAGAAACGACGGTTCGCCGGAAAGCAGCAACGTTTGCGTAAACACTCGAGCACAGAGTTTGTGGctaacgacgaggacgaggaatcGAAACCGTCAGGGCGCCAGGAGACCAAGAAGGCGGAGATCGTTTCCTCAACCGAGCAAGTCGTTAATGGGCTGTTGGAATTCCGTACTATCTCACCATCGAAGTCGGAGGCATCGGACGAGCAGAAGCATCTGAAAACGATCGAGATCAAGAACATCATTAATGATAGTAAATCCGATCCGGATCTGGGTCGCTCGGTACTGGAagactcaccaccaccggctgctcCCGTAGCACCCGATTGTGAGTGGGAATGCGAGTTCTGTACGTACGTCAATGAGCCGGGCGTAAAGATCTGCGCCATCTGCTGCAAAACGGCCTCGATCAGTGTGGTCAACAGTGGCCGCGTGGATggcaccaccgaaaccgaagcactGCAATcacgctcaccaccaccacccgatgTCGTACAGGAGCTGATACCACAGATCACGGAAGGGAAGCTTCAGATCGTGCCACCACAGAAGGGCGCCAATGCCGGTAAGCAGCTGGTGGGCGATGTGAAGAAGAAAG ACGGTGACTTGGACGACGAGCAAATCGAGATGGACGTGCGGGCTAGCGTAGAAGGGGTTGCAAATCTTAGTTCTAAACAGGCGAACGATGAAGCGACCGACATCAGACACAATCTTGCCAGCGAGATCGTTCCGATTGAGAAGCAGGTagtgaaggagaaggtgtCCACTGGATGCGGTCCATCACCACCGAGGGAGATCATCGAACGGACCACCGGCGCTGATGTGGCCAGCGAAGTTGCGAGATTACAAGCATCGATCGGTACATCGCCACCTCCCCAGGATATGTCGACACAG ACGTACGACACATTCGAACAGGTTCGTAATGAAGCAGCGAAGCTAGAACAAACTACCGATCAGCCGCAGGAACGTGCACGCCAGGAGGAAACACTAACCTCGACCCTCTACAAGCGTTCCCATTCGCTTGCCACACCACAGACGCTGCAAGTGGATCGCCCTGCCAGCCGCAACAGCATATCGAGCGATACGCAG AGtcttccaccatcaccacatgAACTGAGCCCTCAGCCTGGGTTGCAGAGTTCAGCTCGTCATCAACAGGCGTATCAACCGACTAACGCACTGAATCAACCGTCTCATCCGAACCAATCATCTTCATTGCATTCACAACAAGGACCACCATCCGATGACACGATGTCCTATCTGGACCGTGCGATCCATCAGATCCTACAGACGGCTGCAAGCCAAACACTGGGAACAGGCACGGGCGGACGTGGAGCCGCCCCTAAGGATGGGGAGGAGCAGAATATGTACCGAACCTTCAATGATCTCCGTCGGATCGATAAGATCGGTTCATCTGCGAAGGTTCCACATAGTACCACCTCCAAGAAGTCAATG CCTAGTAGCAAAACGATGGATGATCAGCTGGATGGAGATGAAACTGTGCAACGGGAGGAGCCAACGTCGATCAAGGAGGAACCTTCCGAGATGACGCTCCTTTTGCGG GAAGCAGAACGATATCAGTTCACGGCCGAGGAGTTGCAAGCAGCGATGAACCATTGTGGCGAAAAGCACCCGGTACAGTGGCTGCGAGACAATTGGAACAAGCTAATCGAAACCGTGCAAACGTTAGCGACAAAGTACGGACACGAGAAGCGTGAGAATACGATCGGCACTATTTCGATCGCCGAAGCACGGGACGCGCTAAAACTGCACAAGGGCAACATCTGGCGTGCCATTACGGAGTGTATTGAACAGCGGCAGCGCAAGTACCGTGAGATCGCGTCAAAGGGTAACTTCACGCGCGAGGACATCGTAACGAGCCTGACGGCGCATCACGGTAACCTCGAGCTGGCCCTGGTCGAGCTGAGCAAAACCCAGCTCAAACCGTTCCTGATGCGTATCTGGGGACCACCGAATGGGGCCGACAATGACAGCAGTAACCTGCTTCTGCAGCAAGCGCTCAAGGAGGATCGTACTGGAATCA GTGATGATATTGAACAGTTTATCAGTGCACATGTCGAGCGAGAGCTGCTTGGTGAGGGATCGCAGGAAGCAAAGTCTGAAGAGATACAAGAACCGACTCCAAAACTGTGCTCGATCGAGCCAGAAAAGCTTGAAGAACCAGTGCATGATGGGCAGATCGATACGGTACCACAGGAGCCACAGCACGAAGAGGTATGTGAAGAGCATGCAGTAACAGCGTCCAACACCGAGATACTGAAGGATATCGAGGCGCTTATAATGCAAATGGAACGCAACCAAGAGTCCGCCGATGTCCCGGTATTACGCAATATCCAGCAGCTCCTGTCGCAGCTCGCCGGCCCTCGGTCACGGGCAGCATCCGTCACTTCGGTACGTTCGCAG TCGGAGGATGGTGGAtcaccaaacacaccaccaactCCCACTGGATCGAAGGCTAGCGGTAAGGCTTCCGCTTCCAAGACTAAAACCGACGCCAAAAAGAAGGCTACCACCAACTCTGCCGGGGCCAGCGCCACAACCGAACCAACTGCTGGGCGCAGACAATCGCTCGTACGCAAAAAGTCCATCGGTGGTCCATTTGGACCGGTACAAACGAACACCGTAAAGAACATGCAGAAAGAGTTCCTCAGCAAAGCGAAGGACTCTCCGAAACCGAGCACTTCGAAAGTTTCTCCTAAACCAGCGAAGCTCGTGCAACCGAAAGTGTTTACCAACCGCTcatccaccacaccacctGGGCCGAGCAAAGCTTCTACACCAGCCACAGATAGTAGCTCCACGCGGTCTACACCACTGGATGAACCAGTTCCTGGTACGTCGCGTGACACTGGAACGTACACCTGCGAAAAGCTACTCAAGAAAAAGTACCGTGAGACGTGCTTCAGCGATGACTATCAGACCacggatgatgaggacgaagcGAGTCGGATGACGATCACGGAGAGTGAGCGGACCATTATCAAGAGTTTGGTCAAACCATACGAACCGAATAATGAACCGCCAGAA GTTCAAGCGAAACAGCTATACGACGATGGAGTGGTCCAAAGTATGGCCCAAGCGGAGCTCGCTGTTCAGTTGATTGAGATGAGGTATGCTAAGGACAATGCAATCTGGGCCGCCACACAGTGCCATACGGTCGATGAGGCCAAGAATTTGCTGCAGAAGGAGTGCGAACTGTGCTTGGGTGTGTTCCCGATGAACGAAATAGTGTCGATGCTCAAGTGCACGCATACTTGTTGCTTCGAATGTGCCAAAGAGTACTACACCCAGGAGATCACGAACCGCTCCATCACAAATTGCAACTGTCCGTACTGCAAGGAGCCGGACCTGAATGGACCGAACGTAACGGAGGATGATGTACTGGAATATTTCTCGAATCTGGACATTCTACTGAAGAACATTGTCGATGAGGAGGTGCATGATCTGTTCCAACGGAAAATACGTGATCGTACACTAACGCAGGATCCAAACTTTAAGTGGTGCGTCCACTGTTCGAGTGGGTTCTTCGCTCGACCCAAACAGCGTCGCTTGATTTGTCCCGATTGTGGGTCAATCACTTGCGCCTCGTGCCGTAAACCG TGGGAAGCACAGCACGAGGGATTGACCTGTGAGAAGTACGCTGAGTGGAAGGAGGCCAACGATCCCGAGCTACAGGCCGAAGGTGTCCAGCGACATCTGCAGACCCATGGAATCAGTTGCCCGAACTGCAAGTTCCGCTACTCGTTAGCACGTGGTGGTTGCATGCACTTTACCTGTACGCAGTGTAAATTTGAATTCTGCTATGGGTGCAACAAACCATTCATGATGGGAGCGAAGTGCAGTGTGTCGGCGTACTGTGCGAAGCTAGGACTTCACGCTCACCATCCACGGAACTGTCTGTTCTACCTTCGTGATAAAGAGCCGCGAGATTTGCAAAATTTACTGCTG ATGAACAATGTTTCATTCGATACCGAGCCATCGGAACTGATGAAGCAGGAGCTCATGAACGGACAGAGCAGCATGCTAAAGTGTCCCATTCCACTGCAAAAGGAAACGCCGGCCGGTCTCATGGACATGATCTGTAGTGCCGAGGTTCCGGAGAATCATGCAGGGCTGTGCAG ACCGCACTACATTGAGTATCTTAGCTTTTTGGTCAACAAGAATGACATTGACCCACTGGACATCCTTAATACGGACGACCTTGAGTCGATCGTGCGGCGCGCCAACAAGCGCATGCCACCCCGCCCGTTCGGTATCCTTGATGGCATCTATCGCGAATACTTGCTCCAGGTGAGAGCGTGTCTCGAGCATGGCGTTCACTAA